From one Sardina pilchardus chromosome 6, fSarPil1.1, whole genome shotgun sequence genomic stretch:
- the selenbp1 gene encoding methanethiol oxidase, which yields MASSCSGCGPGYKSPLDAMMGPREKIVYLPCIYRNTDILKPDYLATVDVDPKSPHFCKVVHRLPMPNLRDELHHTGWNACSSCFGDASKKRNRLIMPSLISSRVYVVDVGTDPLAPRLHKIVEPNELHWKTGLANPHTTHCLGSGQIMISSMGDPAGNGKGGFILLDGETFDVIGNWELPGDAAPMGYDFWYQPRHNVLMSTEWGAPKALGNGFDIEDVKAGLYGRRVHVWDWTTHKRVQTLDLGEEGAIPLEIRFLHDPAATEGYVGCALYGTVFRFYKTPKGDWATERVIKVPNKKVEGWALPEMPSLITDILISLDDRYLYFSNWLHGDIRQYDITDRRHPRLAGQIFLGGSIIKGGPVKVLEDKELDSQPPRRVIKGKKIQGSPQMLQLSLDGRRLYVTTSLYSAWDKQFYPDMIKEGSVMMQIDVDTVNGGLKLNEDFLVDFGAEPEGPSLAHELRYPGGDCTSDIWL from the exons ATGG CTTCCAGCTGCTCAGGATGTGGACCTGGCTACAAGAGCCCACTGGATGCCATGATGG gaccACGGGAAAAAATAGTTTATCTGCCATGTATATACCGCAATACGGACATACTGAAGCCTGACTATCTTGCAACTGTAGACGTGGACCCAAAATCACCACATTTTTGTAAG GTGGTTCACAGGTTGCCCATGCCTAACCTGAGGGATGAGCTTCACCATACGGGCTGGAACGCCTGCAGCAGCTGTTTCGGCGACGCATCCAAGAAACGCAACCGCCTCATAAtgccctctctcatctcctcccgcGTCTACGTGGTGGATGTGGGGACGGACCCGCTAGCGCCACGCCTTCACAAG ATAGTGGAGCCAAACGAGCTGCACTGGAAGACGGGCCTGGCCaatccacacaccacacattgtCTGGGCAGTGGGCAAATTATGATCAGCTCTATGGGAGATCCCGCAGGGAACGGCAAAG GTGGTTTTATCCTGCTTGACGGAGAAACCTTTGATGTGATTGGCAACTGGGAATTGCCTGGCGACGCAGCGCCCATGGGCTACGACTTCTGGTATCAACCGCGACATAACGTCCTGATGAGCACAGAGTGGGGGGCCCCCAAAGCCTTGGGCAATGGCTTCGACATTGAAGATGTTAAAGCTG GTCTGTATGGACGTCGCGTCCATGTGTGGGACTGGACCACTCACAAGCGTGTGCAGACACTCGACCTGGGGGAAGAGGGCGCCATCCCCCTAGAGATCCGTTTCCTGCACGACCCTGCCGCAACCGAGGGCTACGTGGGCTGCGCCCTCTACGGCACCGTGTTCCGCTTCTACAAGACTCCG AAAGGGGACTGGGCAACAGAAAGGGTCATCAAGGTCCCAAACAAAAAAGTAGAGGGTTGGGCTCTGCCAGAGATGCCAA GTCTCATCACAGACATCCTGATCTCCTTGGATGACCGCTATCTCTACTTCAGTAACTGGCTGCATGGTGACATTCGGCAATATGACATCACTGACCGGAGACACCCACGACTCGCCGGCCAG ATCTTTCTAGGTGGCAGTATTATAAAAGGTGGCCCTGTGAAAGTCCTGGAAGACAAAGAGCTTGATTCCCAGCCTCCCCGACGTGTTATCAAG GGGAAGAAGATACAAGGAAGTCCACAGATGCTTCAGTTGAGTCTGGACGGGAGAAGGCTGTATGTCACGACTTCTCTGTATAGTGCCTGGGACAAGCAGTTCTACCCTGATATGATCAA GGAAGGTTCAGTTATGATGCAGATTGATGTGGACACAGTGAACGGTGGCCTTAAGCTGAACGAGGACTTCCTGGTGGACTTTGGAGCGGAGCCAGAGGGTCCATCCTTGGCCCACGAGCTCCGTTACCCTGGTGGAGACTGCAcctcagacatttggctgtag